A single Sphingomonas kaistensis DNA region contains:
- a CDS encoding LOG family protein produces the protein MTDPVPPKRIFPDAKVDAEAAKHIPSSPQTEHAAYDLAFQDKDFLLRPDLRPVRFQLELLKPELFLDEQKIGSTFVVYGSARVPEPEKARALLAKAKTDKEKLIAERLVAKSHYYDVARELARLASKVDRDEDGQRHFVVCSGGGPSFMEAANRGAQDVGAESIGLNIVLPHEQLPNPYVTPSLSFQFHYFALRKMHFLLRARAVAVFPGGFGTFDEMFELLTLIQTGKVRPLPILLYGREFWERVVNFEALVEEGVISERDLDLLTWCETAEEGWGHVCDYYAREEARAAAE, from the coding sequence ATGACTGATCCAGTACCCCCCAAGCGCATCTTTCCCGACGCCAAGGTCGACGCCGAAGCTGCCAAGCACATTCCGTCCAGCCCGCAGACCGAACATGCGGCTTATGACCTCGCCTTCCAGGACAAGGACTTCCTGCTCCGTCCGGACCTGCGCCCGGTGCGCTTCCAGTTGGAGCTGCTGAAACCCGAACTGTTTCTCGACGAACAGAAGATCGGTTCGACCTTCGTCGTCTACGGCTCCGCCCGCGTGCCCGAACCCGAAAAGGCCCGCGCGCTGCTCGCCAAGGCCAAGACCGACAAGGAAAAGCTGATCGCCGAGCGGCTGGTCGCCAAGTCGCATTATTACGACGTCGCGCGCGAACTGGCGCGGCTCGCCAGCAAGGTCGACCGCGACGAGGACGGCCAGCGTCACTTCGTGGTCTGCTCGGGCGGCGGCCCCTCGTTCATGGAAGCCGCCAACCGCGGCGCGCAGGACGTCGGCGCGGAAAGCATCGGGCTCAACATCGTGCTTCCGCACGAGCAGCTGCCCAACCCGTACGTCACGCCGAGCCTCAGCTTCCAATTCCACTATTTCGCGCTGCGCAAGATGCACTTCCTTCTGCGCGCCCGCGCGGTGGCGGTGTTCCCGGGCGGATTCGGCACCTTCGACGAAATGTTCGAATTGCTGACCCTGATCCAGACTGGCAAGGTCCGCCCGCTTCCCATCCTCCTTTACGGACGCGAGTTCTGGGAGCGGGTGGTGAATTTCGAGGCGTTGGTCGAGGAAGGCGTCATTTCCGAACGCGACCTCGATCTCCTCACCTGGTGCGAAACCGCCGAGGAAGGCTGGGGCCACGTTTGCGACTATTACGCCCGCGAGGAAGCCAGGGCCGCGGCGGAATAA
- a CDS encoding cytochrome c family protein translates to MQDNNNTIAGWVLFAGIVALGGTLASGIVFHGERPETMGYPIEGVVEEGGGGEAEQPIEFYLASADAAKGADVFKKCQACHTVDKGGANGLGPNLYGALGKAHGHVPGFAYSDALKSVPGVWDWKSMSEWLANPKKYAPGTKMTFAGLSNPEDRANVIAFLNSKSDAPLPLPAAPVASTPGAAGDKAASEADDAGAQKAENEPVLTEQEAQKGGMANIRGEGAPKVSAPGTTASPAPKQ, encoded by the coding sequence ATGCAGGACAATAACAACACCATCGCCGGCTGGGTTCTGTTCGCCGGGATCGTCGCGCTTGGCGGCACCCTCGCGTCGGGCATCGTGTTCCACGGCGAGCGGCCGGAGACGATGGGCTATCCGATCGAGGGCGTGGTCGAGGAAGGCGGCGGCGGTGAAGCCGAACAGCCGATCGAATTCTACCTGGCCAGCGCCGACGCCGCCAAGGGCGCCGACGTGTTCAAGAAGTGCCAGGCCTGCCACACGGTCGACAAGGGCGGCGCCAACGGCCTTGGTCCCAACCTCTACGGCGCGCTTGGCAAGGCGCATGGCCACGTCCCGGGCTTTGCCTATTCGGATGCGCTGAAGAGTGTTCCGGGGGTGTGGGACTGGAAGAGCATGAGCGAGTGGCTCGCCAATCCCAAGAAATATGCGCCGGGCACCAAGATGACCTTTGCGGGCCTCAGCAATCCCGAGGACCGGGCCAACGTGATCGCCTTCCTCAACAGCAAGAGCGACGCCCCGCTGCCGCTGCCCGCCGCTCCGGTCGCTTCGACCCCGGGCGCAGCCGGGGACAAGGCGGCCAGCGAAGCCGACGATGCCGGCGCGCAGAAGGCCGAGAACGAGCCGGTGCTGACCGAGCAGGAAGCGCAGAAGGGCGGCATGGCCAACATCCGCGGCGAAGGCGCGCCCAAGGTCAGCGCACCGGGGACCACGGCGAGCCCGGCTCCCAAGCAGTAA
- the nudC gene encoding NAD(+) diphosphatase, protein MPPDVFFAGPGLDRADALRGEPAKLEALARSPEARQMVWADGLPALDAEGHLVWEEARDPALFLGLDGERPCFSPIGAGSGDLRAQFGALGYLSAAEAPVFAAAVSLASWHRRHGFCANCGQPSAIVRGGWSRQCGACGAEHYPRVDPVVIMLAQKDDRVLLGRQPRFPPGRYSALAGFVEVGESLEAAVARELFEEAGVRASDVRYVASQPWPFPSSLMIACLSSTADEEIVIDTTELEDARWFSRAEVEAALAGAPNAAFIAPPPFAIAHSLLVHWLAA, encoded by the coding sequence TTGCCGCCTGACGTGTTCTTTGCCGGGCCGGGCCTCGACCGCGCCGATGCCTTGCGCGGAGAGCCGGCGAAGCTGGAGGCGCTGGCGCGGTCGCCGGAGGCGCGGCAGATGGTGTGGGCCGACGGTCTGCCCGCGCTCGATGCGGAGGGGCATCTGGTGTGGGAAGAGGCCCGCGATCCGGCACTGTTTCTCGGTCTCGACGGCGAACGGCCGTGCTTCTCCCCGATTGGCGCTGGCAGCGGCGATCTTCGCGCGCAGTTCGGGGCGCTCGGCTATCTCTCGGCGGCCGAAGCACCGGTGTTCGCCGCGGCGGTCAGCCTCGCCTCGTGGCACCGCCGCCACGGCTTTTGCGCCAATTGCGGGCAACCGAGCGCGATCGTGCGCGGGGGCTGGTCGCGGCAATGCGGGGCGTGCGGGGCGGAGCATTATCCGCGGGTCGATCCGGTGGTGATCATGCTGGCGCAAAAGGATGATCGCGTGCTGCTCGGCCGCCAGCCGCGCTTTCCGCCGGGGCGCTATTCAGCGCTGGCCGGCTTCGTCGAGGTCGGCGAAAGCCTGGAAGCCGCCGTCGCCCGCGAGTTGTTCGAGGAAGCGGGCGTGCGGGCGAGCGACGTGCGCTATGTCGCCAGCCAGCCGTGGCCCTTCCCCTCCTCGCTGATGATCGCCTGCCTGTCGTCGACCGCGGATGAGGAGATCGTCATCGACACGACCGAGCTGGAGGATGCGCGCTGGTTCAGCCGCGCCGAGGTGGAAGCGGCGCTGGCGGGGGCGCCTAACGCCGCCTTCATCGCCCCGCCGCCCTTTGCGATTGCGCATAGCCTGCTGGTGCACTGGCTGGCCGCTTGA
- a CDS encoding A/G-specific adenine glycosylase: MDATAANLLLDHHRDHARDLPWRMTPRDPYRTWLSEVMLQQTTVATVTPRFLRFVERWPTVEALAAAPDEEVLGEWAGLGYYARARNLIACACAVAARGGFPRTEGALRKLPGLGAYTAAAVAAIAFGEDAVAIDTNVERVAARVFGIGDRKAAGEAARGSFPAGRHGEFAEALMDLGASICRPKAPNCPACPIAAQCKARALGSPEAFPAPKVKRVRPHRYGIAWWARRGDEVWLVRRPGSGLLGGMAALPGPEWGEERPAANAIAIHRHGFTHFTLDLMVVPCAEPPPGEGWWQPVGELASAGLPTLYRRAVEAALEAEREPRLAA, encoded by the coding sequence ATGGACGCTACCGCGGCGAACCTTCTGCTCGATCATCACCGCGACCATGCCCGCGATCTGCCGTGGCGAATGACCCCGCGCGATCCGTATCGCACCTGGCTCAGCGAAGTGATGCTGCAGCAGACCACGGTGGCGACGGTGACCCCGCGCTTCCTGCGCTTCGTCGAGCGTTGGCCGACCGTGGAAGCGCTCGCTGCCGCGCCGGATGAGGAGGTGCTCGGCGAGTGGGCGGGGCTCGGCTATTATGCTCGCGCCCGCAATCTCATCGCCTGCGCCTGCGCGGTGGCAGCGCGGGGCGGCTTTCCGCGAACCGAAGGGGCGCTGCGCAAGCTGCCGGGGCTTGGCGCTTATACGGCGGCAGCGGTGGCGGCGATTGCGTTCGGGGAGGATGCGGTGGCGATCGACACCAATGTCGAGCGGGTCGCGGCGCGGGTGTTCGGGATTGGGGATCGCAAGGCGGCGGGCGAGGCGGCGCGGGGGTCGTTTCCGGCGGGGCGACATGGCGAGTTCGCCGAAGCTTTGATGGACCTTGGCGCCAGCATCTGCCGGCCCAAGGCGCCCAATTGCCCCGCATGCCCGATTGCGGCGCAGTGCAAGGCGCGGGCGCTCGGGTCGCCGGAGGCGTTTCCGGCGCCCAAGGTTAAGAGGGTGCGGCCGCATCGCTATGGCATCGCTTGGTGGGCACGGCGGGGCGATGAGGTGTGGCTGGTGCGCCGGCCGGGGAGCGGGCTGCTCGGTGGCATGGCGGCGTTGCCGGGGCCGGAGTGGGGCGAGGAGCGACCGGCGGCCAATGCCATCGCCATCCATCGCCACGGCTTTACCCATTTCACGCTCGACCTGATGGTGGTGCCGTGCGCCGAGCCGCCGCCGGGAGAGGGGTGGTGGCAGCCGGTCGGCGAGCTCGCCTCGGCGGGTCTGCCGACTTTGTATCGCCGCGCGGTCGAAGCCGCGCTTGAGGCCGAACGGGAGCCGCGACTTGCCGCCTGA
- a CDS encoding DUF721 domain-containing protein — protein MSKKKPDLQEAPRSGRMRAAGDLALGIGGITFKKFGFVQGAVVSRWTEIVGERYAKVSTPESIRFPAGKKSGGTLTLAVDGAHAPLLQHLAPMIMERVNLFFGYEAVVKVVFRQGGRAKTAAKPSRPAPAPVPRELGQGLREIADTELRTMLESLAGKIAAADGPPAIVPAPFSLKPRPLRSDQDV, from the coding sequence ATGTCGAAGAAAAAGCCCGATCTGCAAGAAGCGCCCCGCTCCGGCCGCATGCGCGCGGCCGGCGACCTTGCGCTGGGCATCGGCGGCATAACCTTCAAGAAGTTCGGCTTCGTTCAGGGCGCGGTCGTCTCGCGCTGGACCGAGATCGTCGGCGAACGCTACGCCAAGGTCTCGACCCCCGAATCGATCCGCTTTCCCGCCGGCAAGAAGAGCGGCGGCACGCTGACCCTCGCGGTCGACGGCGCCCACGCCCCCCTGCTCCAACATCTCGCCCCGATGATCATGGAGCGGGTCAACCTGTTCTTCGGCTACGAAGCGGTGGTGAAGGTCGTGTTTCGCCAGGGCGGCCGCGCCAAAACCGCCGCCAAGCCGTCGCGTCCCGCCCCCGCCCCGGTCCCGCGCGAGCTCGGCCAGGGTCTGCGCGAAATCGCCGACACCGAGCTTCGCACCATGCTCGAAAGCCTTGCCGGCAAGATTGCCGCGGCGGACGGCCCGCCGGCCATCGTGCCCGCTCCCTTTTCCCTCAAACCACGCCCCCTTCGGAGTGATCAGGACGTATGA
- a CDS encoding DsbA family protein, whose protein sequence is MNKLSLAVAVSLLALGTTACKNEPTAQNNNPAAAPVQAPNGDWSQLVSQTTEGGMLMGNPQAAVKVVEFGSMTCHVCAEFATKDEPKLVDNYVKTGNVSFEFRNFVRDPLDIAMALITRCAGATPQFFTLTNGMYAEQKSFFDKIQSAPQDQLQALQSLPPAQQFQRMAQYAGVQEWAAQRGLPSGKTGQCLANQAEIDKIVQMNSDASSSYDIPGTPTFLVNGEEVKPTPGQSNWQALEAAIKAAQ, encoded by the coding sequence ATGAACAAGCTCAGCCTCGCCGTGGCCGTCAGCCTGCTGGCCCTCGGCACCACCGCCTGCAAGAACGAGCCGACGGCCCAGAACAACAATCCCGCCGCCGCGCCCGTCCAGGCACCCAACGGCGACTGGAGCCAGCTCGTCTCCCAGACCACCGAGGGCGGGATGCTGATGGGCAATCCGCAGGCAGCCGTGAAGGTGGTCGAGTTCGGCTCGATGACCTGCCACGTCTGCGCCGAGTTCGCGACCAAGGATGAGCCCAAGCTGGTCGACAATTACGTCAAGACCGGCAACGTCAGCTTCGAATTCCGCAATTTCGTCCGCGATCCGCTCGACATCGCGATGGCGCTGATCACCCGCTGCGCCGGCGCGACGCCGCAATTCTTCACTCTCACCAACGGCATGTATGCCGAGCAGAAGAGCTTCTTCGACAAGATCCAGTCGGCCCCGCAGGATCAGCTCCAGGCGCTGCAAAGCCTGCCGCCGGCCCAGCAATTCCAGCGCATGGCGCAATATGCCGGCGTCCAGGAATGGGCGGCGCAGCGCGGCCTGCCGTCGGGCAAGACGGGCCAGTGCCTCGCCAACCAGGCCGAGATCGACAAGATCGTCCAGATGAACAGCGACGCCTCGTCCAGCTACGACATTCCGGGCACGCCGACCTTCCTCGTCAACGGCGAGGAAGTAAAGCCGACCCCGGGCCAGAGCAACTGGCAGGCGCTGGAGGCCGCGATCAAGGCCGCGCAATGA
- the smc gene encoding chromosome segregation protein SMC, which produces MRFRRLVLTGFKSFVEPAELRIEPGLTGVVGPNGCGKSNLLEALRWVMGEGSPKSLRGGGMEDVIFAGTASRPARDFAEVSLLIDRGPEGESEVTRRIERGAGSAYRIDGRDVRQKDVALLFADAATGAHSPALVSQGRIGAMIAARPAERRQMLEEAAGIAGLHVRRKDAETKLRATEANLQRLDELLGDQEQRVAALKRQARAAERYRALTDRIRLAEGRLLYSRWAEADAAATAAGKEADAAMAEVAALTRALEQAQGAQAAAAALVAERRHAASRAREEGQDLAHKLATCRAALDTARRRLVELGKLDAQLGEERRRETALAADAETASVTLAAEIEAIAARLANGEQRQTALVLALGRAEEDNRTAETSLAEILTREAALRAERQVATAALNAARSHLQRLVQERDGLQRSIAALGSGEALEAALRSVQEAVEAATSASRAAEQAIAAAETERADAAAARETVDLAFAEARTAHAAAASEAAALDRALASSPGRGLLAALAVAPGYEKALAAGLGDDLGAPVGTTGDRLWTGAATDPSDPALPDGVSSLATHVEAPPELARRLAQIGVVEQDDGRPLRPGQRIVTRSGQMRRWDGFVTSGGGSAAAERLERVNRLAALRGALPQLADSLDGARAAQEQAAARITAAIKAVEAARAVLSAAELQLRQARRDEDAAAAALERQAQQRKALTARTDELAPVLAAATSAVGEADATLAGLPADDLLADAVATARAEAAERGRVLAERRADLATAARAATADRERQLAATGEQAAWRERAAAAVRRSDDITTRGERIAAERLSLRDEPERLAGEVARTEAAVAGSGALLRAALDAEREAETALSDAGAALARANDAMGDARERRATATARAEAQVARRIEYGRVSGEKFECPPPLIPVRLGFDPADLLPASEESAALERATADRERIGPVNLGAEQELAELEQSRLTGAAERDELQEAINRLRGSIGSLNREGRLRLLAAFEAVDRHFRSLFTTLFNGGQAHLALIDSDDPLEAGLEIMAQPPGKKLSSLSLLSGGEQALTAVALIFALFLTRPSPICVLDEVDAPLDDANVERFCDLLVRMTAETDTRYLIVTHNAVTMSRMHRLFGVTMVERGVSRIVSVDLGGAEELLAAE; this is translated from the coding sequence ATGCGCTTTCGCCGCCTTGTCCTGACGGGGTTCAAAAGCTTCGTCGAACCGGCCGAACTCCGGATCGAGCCGGGGCTGACGGGCGTCGTCGGCCCCAACGGCTGCGGCAAATCGAACCTGCTCGAAGCGCTGCGCTGGGTGATGGGCGAAGGCAGCCCCAAGTCCTTGCGCGGCGGCGGCATGGAAGACGTCATCTTCGCCGGCACCGCCAGCCGCCCGGCACGCGACTTCGCCGAAGTCTCGCTGCTGATCGACCGCGGCCCCGAGGGCGAAAGCGAGGTCACCCGGCGGATCGAGCGCGGCGCCGGCTCCGCCTATCGGATCGACGGGCGCGACGTCCGGCAAAAGGACGTCGCCCTGTTGTTCGCCGATGCCGCGACCGGCGCGCATTCGCCGGCCTTGGTCAGCCAGGGGCGGATCGGAGCGATGATTGCCGCGCGGCCGGCCGAGCGGCGGCAGATGCTGGAGGAAGCCGCGGGCATCGCGGGCCTGCACGTCCGCCGCAAGGATGCCGAGACCAAGCTGCGCGCGACCGAGGCCAATCTGCAACGGCTCGACGAATTGCTCGGCGACCAGGAGCAGCGCGTCGCGGCGCTGAAGCGGCAGGCCCGCGCCGCCGAACGCTATCGCGCGCTGACCGACAGGATCCGCCTTGCCGAAGGCCGCCTGCTGTACAGCCGCTGGGCCGAAGCCGACGCAGCCGCCACCGCCGCGGGCAAAGAAGCCGACGCGGCGATGGCCGAAGTCGCCGCGCTGACCCGCGCGCTCGAACAGGCGCAGGGCGCGCAAGCCGCCGCCGCCGCGCTGGTGGCTGAGCGCCGCCACGCCGCCTCCCGCGCCCGCGAAGAAGGTCAAGACCTCGCCCACAAGCTCGCCACCTGCCGCGCCGCGCTGGATACCGCGCGGCGCCGGCTGGTCGAACTCGGCAAGCTCGATGCGCAGCTTGGCGAGGAGCGGCGGCGCGAGACGGCGCTTGCTGCCGACGCTGAGACCGCGTCCGTGACCCTCGCGGCCGAGATCGAGGCTATCGCCGCGCGGCTTGCCAACGGCGAACAGCGCCAGACCGCGCTGGTCCTCGCGCTCGGCCGCGCCGAGGAAGACAACCGCACCGCTGAGACATCCCTTGCCGAAATCCTCACCCGCGAAGCAGCGCTCCGGGCCGAGCGGCAGGTCGCGACTGCTGCCTTGAATGCTGCGCGCAGTCACCTCCAGCGCCTCGTTCAGGAGCGCGATGGGCTGCAGCGCTCAATCGCCGCGCTCGGCTCGGGCGAGGCGCTGGAGGCGGCGCTTCGGAGCGTGCAAGAAGCGGTCGAAGCGGCCACCTCCGCCAGCCGGGCGGCCGAACAGGCCATTGCCGCTGCCGAGACGGAGCGAGCCGACGCCGCCGCCGCGCGCGAAACGGTCGATCTGGCCTTCGCCGAGGCCCGCACCGCCCATGCCGCCGCCGCCAGCGAAGCAGCCGCGCTGGATCGTGCCCTCGCCTCGTCGCCCGGTCGCGGCCTGCTCGCCGCGCTTGCCGTCGCGCCCGGTTACGAAAAGGCGCTGGCCGCCGGGCTCGGGGACGACCTCGGCGCCCCGGTCGGCACGACCGGCGACCGGCTGTGGACCGGCGCCGCCACCGATCCGTCCGATCCCGCGCTCCCCGACGGCGTTTCTTCGCTTGCCACCCATGTCGAAGCGCCCCCCGAACTCGCCCGCCGCCTCGCACAGATCGGCGTGGTCGAGCAGGATGACGGCCGGCCGCTTCGCCCCGGCCAGCGGATCGTCACGCGGTCGGGGCAAATGCGCCGCTGGGACGGCTTCGTCACCAGCGGCGGCGGCTCGGCGGCGGCCGAGCGACTGGAGCGGGTCAATCGCCTTGCGGCTCTTCGCGGCGCGCTTCCGCAGCTTGCCGATTCGCTGGACGGAGCACGCGCGGCGCAGGAACAGGCTGCCGCGCGGATCACCGCCGCAATCAAGGCCGTGGAGGCAGCCCGAGCCGTCTTGTCCGCCGCCGAACTGCAGCTTCGCCAGGCTCGCCGCGACGAGGATGCCGCCGCCGCCGCACTCGAACGGCAAGCGCAGCAGCGCAAGGCGCTGACTGCCCGCACCGACGAGCTTGCGCCGGTGCTCGCCGCCGCCACGTCCGCGGTGGGCGAGGCGGACGCGACCCTCGCCGGCCTCCCCGCCGACGATCTCCTCGCCGATGCCGTCGCCACCGCCCGCGCCGAGGCTGCCGAGCGCGGACGCGTCCTCGCCGAACGCCGTGCCGACCTCGCCACCGCCGCCCGCGCCGCGACCGCCGACCGCGAACGCCAGCTCGCCGCGACCGGCGAGCAGGCCGCGTGGCGCGAGCGGGCGGCGGCGGCAGTCCGCCGCAGCGACGACATCACCACGCGCGGCGAGCGCATCGCCGCCGAACGCCTCAGCCTCCGGGATGAACCCGAACGCCTCGCCGGCGAAGTCGCACGGACCGAGGCGGCGGTGGCCGGCTCCGGCGCCTTGCTTCGCGCGGCCCTCGATGCCGAGCGCGAGGCTGAGACGGCGCTGTCCGACGCAGGCGCCGCCCTCGCCCGCGCCAACGATGCGATGGGAGACGCCCGCGAGCGCCGCGCCACCGCCACCGCCCGCGCCGAAGCGCAGGTCGCGCGCCGCATCGAATATGGCCGCGTGTCGGGCGAAAAATTCGAATGCCCGCCGCCCTTGATCCCGGTCCGGCTCGGCTTCGACCCCGCCGACCTCCTTCCCGCCAGCGAGGAAAGCGCCGCGCTTGAACGCGCCACCGCCGACCGCGAGCGGATCGGACCGGTCAACCTCGGCGCCGAGCAGGAACTGGCCGAACTCGAACAAAGCCGTCTCACCGGCGCCGCCGAGCGCGACGAATTGCAGGAAGCGATCAACCGCCTGCGCGGCTCGATCGGCAGCCTCAACCGCGAAGGCCGCCTGCGCCTGCTCGCCGCCTTCGAAGCCGTCGACCGTCACTTCCGCAGCCTGTTCACCACCCTCTTCAACGGCGGTCAGGCCCACCTCGCCCTGATCGACAGCGACGATCCGCTGGAAGCGGGGCTCGAGATCATGGCCCAGCCGCCCGGCAAAAAGCTGTCCTCGCTGTCGCTGCTGTCGGGCGGCGAACAGGCGCTGACCGCCGTCGCGCTGATCTTCGCCCTGTTCCTGACCCGCCCCTCGCCGATTTGCGTCCTCGACGAGGTCGACGCGCCGCTCGACGACGCAAACGTCGAACGCTTCTGCGACCTCCTCGTCCGGATGACGGCGGAGACCGACACCCGCTACCTCATCGTCACCCACAATGCGGTGACCATGAGCCGGATGCACCGCCTGTTCGGGGTCACGATGGTCGAACGCGGGGTCAGCCGGATCGTTTCGGTCGATCTGGGCGGCGCCGAGGAGCTGCTCGCGGCCGAATAA
- a CDS encoding TonB-dependent siderophore receptor, which translates to MRCLHRALAGATLVLVPGTPAFAVDGEAATVAEQDAAQVITVTGSREEYGVKTIVSGTKTLTALRNVPQAISVVSEAQIEDQSLRSVADLLMFVPGATPGTGESNRDQLTLRGNNTTADFFVDGLRDDAQYFRDFYNLDRVEVLKGPNAMIFGRGGGGGVINRVTKRASLKNDRQFILSHDSEGGTRLTADDNMRLTGALGLRMNGVWEHGDSFRDFTKLKRYGINPTLGWQPGADTRVDLSYEYFHDRRTTDRGIPSLGRRPLEGYDSAFFGDPANSVADADVQIASLGIEQKFGDHLLLRNRTQLADYDKYYSNVFPSSAVSAAGTVTIGAYNSRNDRRNLISQTDLVWDGSLAGIDQTWLLGFEVGRQTSRNQRLSARFLDANGSVTLDQPTAARRIEYFRSASDADNRTRATVAAGYAQTQVKPTDWIELVAGIRVDRFRLSVDDERAGVPTIARTDNLVSPRLGLVLKPNKNLSLYTSYSRSYLPQSGDQFGSLTQTSAALKPERFDNVEAGAKWELLDGLLATAAVYQLDRRNTQAPNPVVGLPPLLTGATRTRGLELGLERSIAARLQVSAGYALQKSEIRRSTSAAPAGRDVPLVPRHSVSLWTKYQATDAFGAGLGLLARSKSYASLGGGGAVSTATVLPGYARLDGALYYKLMPGIEAQLNVENLTNRDYFPTAHNDNNIAPGAPRTARLTLKADF; encoded by the coding sequence GTGCGATGCCTCCACCGCGCCCTCGCTGGCGCCACCCTTGTTCTCGTCCCCGGCACCCCCGCCTTCGCAGTCGATGGCGAAGCCGCCACCGTCGCCGAGCAGGACGCCGCGCAGGTCATCACCGTCACCGGAAGCCGCGAGGAATATGGGGTCAAGACGATTGTCAGCGGCACCAAGACCCTGACCGCGCTGCGCAACGTGCCCCAGGCGATCTCGGTCGTGTCGGAAGCGCAGATCGAGGACCAGTCGCTGCGCTCGGTCGCCGACCTTCTGATGTTCGTCCCCGGCGCCACCCCCGGCACCGGCGAATCGAATCGCGACCAGCTGACCCTGCGCGGCAACAACACCACCGCCGATTTCTTCGTCGACGGCCTGCGCGACGACGCGCAATATTTCCGTGACTTTTACAATCTCGACCGGGTCGAGGTGTTGAAGGGCCCCAACGCAATGATCTTCGGGCGCGGGGGCGGCGGCGGGGTCATCAACCGCGTGACCAAGCGCGCGAGCCTCAAGAACGACCGCCAGTTCATCCTCAGCCACGACAGCGAAGGCGGCACCCGCCTGACCGCCGATGACAATATGCGGCTGACCGGCGCGCTCGGCCTGCGCATGAACGGCGTGTGGGAGCATGGCGACAGCTTCCGCGATTTCACAAAGCTGAAGCGCTACGGCATCAATCCGACCCTCGGCTGGCAGCCGGGCGCGGACACCCGCGTCGACCTCAGTTACGAATATTTCCACGACCGCCGCACCACCGATCGCGGCATCCCCTCGCTCGGGCGGCGTCCGCTCGAAGGCTATGACAGCGCCTTCTTCGGCGATCCCGCCAACAGCGTCGCCGACGCTGACGTCCAGATCGCCAGCCTCGGCATCGAACAAAAATTCGGCGACCACCTGCTGCTGCGCAACCGGACGCAGCTCGCCGACTATGACAAATATTATTCTAACGTCTTCCCCAGCAGCGCGGTCAGCGCGGCTGGTACCGTCACCATCGGCGCCTACAACAGCCGCAACGACCGCCGGAACCTGATCAGTCAGACCGACCTCGTGTGGGACGGCAGTCTCGCGGGGATCGACCAGACCTGGCTGTTGGGCTTCGAAGTCGGGCGCCAGACCAGTCGCAACCAGCGCTTGTCCGCTCGCTTCCTCGATGCAAACGGCTCGGTCACCCTCGACCAGCCGACCGCCGCGCGCCGGATCGAATATTTCCGCAGCGCCAGCGACGCCGACAACCGCACCCGCGCCACCGTCGCTGCGGGCTACGCGCAGACCCAGGTCAAGCCGACCGACTGGATCGAGCTGGTCGCCGGCATCCGCGTCGATCGCTTCCGCCTGTCAGTCGACGACGAGCGCGCCGGCGTCCCTACCATCGCGCGCACCGACAATCTGGTCAGCCCGCGGCTCGGCCTGGTTCTGAAGCCGAACAAGAACCTCAGCCTCTACACCAGCTATTCGCGCTCCTACCTGCCGCAGTCGGGCGACCAGTTCGGAAGCCTGACCCAGACCAGCGCCGCGCTGAAGCCCGAGCGGTTCGACAACGTCGAGGCGGGCGCCAAGTGGGAGCTGCTCGACGGCCTGCTCGCCACCGCCGCCGTCTACCAGCTCGACCGGAGGAATACGCAGGCGCCCAATCCGGTGGTCGGCCTCCCGCCGCTGCTGACCGGCGCCACCCGCACGCGCGGGCTCGAACTGGGGCTTGAGCGGAGCATTGCGGCGCGGCTGCAAGTGTCGGCCGGCTATGCGTTGCAAAAGAGCGAAATCCGCCGCAGCACTTCCGCGGCGCCGGCCGGGCGCGACGTGCCGCTGGTTCCGCGGCACAGCGTCTCGCTGTGGACCAAATATCAGGCGACCGACGCGTTCGGCGCCGGGCTCGGCCTGCTCGCCCGGTCGAAGAGCTACGCCTCGCTCGGCGGTGGCGGGGCGGTCAGCACCGCCACCGTGCTCCCCGGCTATGCCCGGCTCGACGGCGCACTCTATTACAAGCTGATGCCCGGCATCGAAGCGCAGCTGAACGTCGAGAACCTGACCAACCGCGACTATTTCCCGACCGCGCACAACGACAACAACATCGCGCCGGGCGCCCCGCGCACCGCCCGCCTAACCCTCAAGGCCGACTTCTAG